A part of Arachis hypogaea cultivar Tifrunner chromosome 12, arahy.Tifrunner.gnm2.J5K5, whole genome shotgun sequence genomic DNA contains:
- the LOC112728265 gene encoding MDIS1-interacting receptor like kinase 2 isoform X2 translates to MVIPTSILIPVLLLFAINPITEAGTHRKVIVSKLSHLDEEANALILSGWWSNQHNISNRCSWPGIQCNNAGSITEITSPPRENNDSSLASQGRSTGIDFSVFSNLVHLDLSEMGLYGFPKGLSSLNKLKFLNLSHNKLKDEPAGLFGHLTFVDLSINNLSGSIPSLIGKSVNHLDLSYNNLSGNIPEGLDSVQFYNLECNPFLNGDYHNCQSENLNNGHDKSLSTLGLVLIIVASILVSFGSIGIGICVLFARHRRRRLKSKAAKHGDLFSIWEYDGKIAFEDIVEATEDFDIRYCIGTGAYGSVYKAELPSGKTIALKKLHKTESENPSFYKSFCKEVEVLTEIRHRNIIRLYGYCLHNRCMFLVYEYLERGSLFCNLAYEIEAQELNWSKRVNIIKGTSYALAYMHHHCTPPIVHRDITTSNILLNSELDACVSDFGTARLLDTDSSNQTILVGTYGYIAPELAYTINVTTKCDVYSFGVVALETMMGHHPGEFISRLSKPSTQNLMVKDVLDSRIPLPILEKDMQDVVLVMTLALACLSSDPKSRPSMEDVANDFLASNSPIHFSFSDVSIYQLMNQEIYVIGKN, encoded by the exons ATGGTTATACCCACTTCCATTTTGATACCAGTTCTTCTTCTCTTTGCCATAAATCCCATAACTGAAGCTGGAACTCACAGAAAAGTAATAGTATCCAAATTGTCACACTTAGATGAAGAAGCAAATGCTTTGATTTTGAGTGGTTGGTGGAGTAACCAACACAATATTTCAAACCGTTGCAGCTGGCCTGGTATTCAGTGCAACAATGCCGGAAGCATCACAGAGATTACTTCTCCTCCAAGGGAGAATAATGACAGCTCTCTCGCGTCACAGGGCCGGTCGACAGGCATCGATTTTTCTGTCTTTTCGAATCTTGTCCACCTTGATCTCAGTGAAATGGGGTTGTATGGATTCCCAAAGGGGCTAAGTAGTCTCAACAAGCTGAAGTTTCTGAACCTATCTCATAACAAGCTTAAAGATGAACCAG CTGGTCTCTTTGGTCACCTTACATTTGTAGATCTCAGCATTAACAATTTGAGTGGAAGCATTCCTTCTCTAATTGGCAAAAGTGTTAATCATTTAGACCTTAGTTACAACAATCTCAGTGGCAACATACCTGAGGGGCTAGATTCTGTGCAATTCTACAATTTAGAGTGCAATCCTTTTCTCAATGGAGATTACCACAATTGCCAATCAGAAAACCTTAATAATGGTCATGATAAAAGTTTAAGTACTTTGGGTTTGGTTTTGATAATTGTGGCCAGTATTCTTGTTTCTTTTGGCTCCATAGGGATTGGAATTTGTGTTCTATTTGCCAGGCATCGCCGTCGCAGACTAAAAAGCAAGGCAGCAAAGCATGGAGACTTGTTCTCAATTTGGGAATATGATGGCAAAATTGCATTTGAGGACATTGTTGAAGCTACAGAGGACTTTGATATCAGATATTGCATTGGAACTGGTGCTTATGGTAGTGTCTACAAAGCAGAACTTCCGAGTGGCAAAACCATTGCATTGAAGAAGCTTCACAAAACAGAATCAGAAAATCCATCTTTTTACAAGAGCTTCTGCAAGGAGGTTGAGGTCTTGACAGAGATTCGCCACCGCAACATCATTAGGCTTTATGGCTATTGCTTGCATAACAGATGCATGTTTTTGGTGTATGAATACTTGGAAAGAGGAAGCTTGTTCTGTAACTTGGCCTATGAGATAGAAGCTCAAGAGTTGAATTGGAGCAAGAGGGTGAACATCATTAAAGGGACATCATATGCTCTTGCTTACATGCATCATCATTGTACTCCTCCTATTGTTCATCGCGACATTACCACCAGTAACATACTGCTGAATTCAGAGTTGGATGCTTGTGTATCAGATTTTGGCACAGCTAGACTTCTTGATACTGATTCATCTAACCAAACTATTCTAGTTGGTACTTATGGATATATTGCTCCag AATTGGCTTACACCATAAATGTGACTACAAAATGTGATGTATATAGTTTTGGAGTGGTGGCTTTAGAAACAATGATGGGGCATCATCCAGGAGAATTCATTTCCCGTCTGTCAAAGCCATCTACTCAGAACTTAATGGTGAAAGATGTATTGGATTCAAGGATTCCTCTCCCAATTCTTGAGAAAGATATGCAAGATGTTGTGCTTGTTATGACACTAGCATTGGCATGCCTCTCTTCTGATCCAAAATCTAGACCATCAATGGAGGATGTGGCTAATGATTTTTTGGCTTCTAATTCACCAATACATTTCTCTTTCTCTGATGTTTCAATCTACCAATTGATGAATCAAGAAATATATGTCATAGGTAAAAATTAG
- the LOC112728265 gene encoding uncharacterized protein isoform X1 — protein MVIPTSILIPVLLLFAINPITEAGTHRKVIVSKLSHLDEEANALILSGWWSNQHNISNRCSWPGIQCNNAGSITEITSPPRENNDSSLASQGRSTGIDFSVFSNLVHLDLSEMGLYGFPKGLSSLNKLKFLNLSHNKLKDEPGSPSSLANLTQLLVLDISYNYIGGQIPNEFSMLERLVTLDLSSNLFSGTIPLIFSHMSNLIYMNLSSNQLTGGLPATIYANLTKLENLDLSQNGFSGLIPQEIGNLTNLLTLDLSLNNLVGPIPHQIGYLNRLTSLHLSSNSINGSIPSSLGLLTQLEVLTIKNNEVGGSIPSELENLVHLKVLDLSYNEILGVIPKWISNLTQLDDIRLSGNQICGYIPSTILGHISHVDLSTNKLIGSIPFQIGNISYLDVSYNNLAGPIPEQIGYSNRLTFLHLDSNFFTGSIPSSIGLLTEMIMLTMGHNKINGSIPIEIENLLHLEALDLSTNRLSGVIPAGLFGHLTFVDLSINNLSGSIPSLIGKSVNHLDLSYNNLSGNIPEGLDSVQFYNLECNPFLNGDYHNCQSENLNNGHDKSLSTLGLVLIIVASILVSFGSIGIGICVLFARHRRRRLKSKAAKHGDLFSIWEYDGKIAFEDIVEATEDFDIRYCIGTGAYGSVYKAELPSGKTIALKKLHKTESENPSFYKSFCKEVEVLTEIRHRNIIRLYGYCLHNRCMFLVYEYLERGSLFCNLAYEIEAQELNWSKRVNIIKGTSYALAYMHHHCTPPIVHRDITTSNILLNSELDACVSDFGTARLLDTDSSNQTILVGTYGYIAPELAYTINVTTKCDVYSFGVVALETMMGHHPGEFISRLSKPSTQNLMVKDVLDSRIPLPILEKDMQDVVLVMTLALACLSSDPKSRPSMEDVANDFLASNSPIHFSFSDVSIYQLMNQEIYVIGKN, from the exons ATGGTTATACCCACTTCCATTTTGATACCAGTTCTTCTTCTCTTTGCCATAAATCCCATAACTGAAGCTGGAACTCACAGAAAAGTAATAGTATCCAAATTGTCACACTTAGATGAAGAAGCAAATGCTTTGATTTTGAGTGGTTGGTGGAGTAACCAACACAATATTTCAAACCGTTGCAGCTGGCCTGGTATTCAGTGCAACAATGCCGGAAGCATCACAGAGATTACTTCTCCTCCAAGGGAGAATAATGACAGCTCTCTCGCGTCACAGGGCCGGTCGACAGGCATCGATTTTTCTGTCTTTTCGAATCTTGTCCACCTTGATCTCAGTGAAATGGGGTTGTATGGATTCCCAAAGGGGCTAAGTAGTCTCAACAAGCTGAAGTTTCTGAACCTATCTCATAACAAGCTTAAAGATGAACCAGGTTCTCCTTCTTCATTGGCAAATCTAACTCAACTTCTTGTGCTTGATATTTCTTACAATTACATTGGTGGTCAAATTCCTAATGAATTCAGCATGCTAGAGAGGCTAGTCACATTGGATTTGAGTTCAAACTTGTTCAGTGGAACCATTCCTTTAATCTTCAGTCATATGTCCAATCTCATCTATATGAACCTTTCTAGCAATCAACTAACTGGTGGCCTTCCTGCTACAATATATGCAAATCTCACCAAGTTAGAGAATCTTGACCTTTCCCAAAACGGATTTAGTGGTCTCATCCCTCAAGAAATAGGGAATTTAACAAATTTGTTAACCTTAGACCTTAGTTTAAACAACTTGGTTGGTCCAATACCTCACCAAATAGGGTACTTGAACCGTTTGACAAGTCTCCACCTTAGTTCAAATTCCATTAATGGTTCTATACCTTCAAGTTTAGGACTTTTAACCCAGTTGGAAGTGTTGACTATCAAAAACAATGAAGTAGGTGGATCTATccccagtgaattagagaacttggTTCATCTTAAAGTTTTAGATCTTTCATATAATGAAATCTTGGGTGTTATACCGAAATGGATATCTAACCTGACACAATTAGATGATATAAGACTTTCAGGGAATCAAATTTGTGGTTATATCCCATCTACTATACTTGGTCATATCAGTCATGTGGATCTCAGCACAAACAAGTTAATTGGAAGCATTCCCTTTCAGATTGGTAATATTTCATATCTAGATGTTAGTTACAACAACCTTGCTGGTCCAATTCCTGAGCAAATAGGGTACTCGAACCGGTTGACGTTTCTCCACCTTGATTCAAATTTTTTCACTGGTTCTATACCTTCAAGTATAGGACTTCTAACAGAAATGATAATGCTCACTATGGGACACAACAAGATAAATGGTAGTATCCCCATAGAAATAGAGAATTTGTTGCATTTAGAAGCTTTGGATCTTTCTACTAATAGACTTTCTGGTGTTATCCCAGCTGGTCTCTTTGGTCACCTTACATTTGTAGATCTCAGCATTAACAATTTGAGTGGAAGCATTCCTTCTCTAATTGGCAAAAGTGTTAATCATTTAGACCTTAGTTACAACAATCTCAGTGGCAACATACCTGAGGGGCTAGATTCTGTGCAATTCTACAATTTAGAGTGCAATCCTTTTCTCAATGGAGATTACCACAATTGCCAATCAGAAAACCTTAATAATGGTCATGATAAAAGTTTAAGTACTTTGGGTTTGGTTTTGATAATTGTGGCCAGTATTCTTGTTTCTTTTGGCTCCATAGGGATTGGAATTTGTGTTCTATTTGCCAGGCATCGCCGTCGCAGACTAAAAAGCAAGGCAGCAAAGCATGGAGACTTGTTCTCAATTTGGGAATATGATGGCAAAATTGCATTTGAGGACATTGTTGAAGCTACAGAGGACTTTGATATCAGATATTGCATTGGAACTGGTGCTTATGGTAGTGTCTACAAAGCAGAACTTCCGAGTGGCAAAACCATTGCATTGAAGAAGCTTCACAAAACAGAATCAGAAAATCCATCTTTTTACAAGAGCTTCTGCAAGGAGGTTGAGGTCTTGACAGAGATTCGCCACCGCAACATCATTAGGCTTTATGGCTATTGCTTGCATAACAGATGCATGTTTTTGGTGTATGAATACTTGGAAAGAGGAAGCTTGTTCTGTAACTTGGCCTATGAGATAGAAGCTCAAGAGTTGAATTGGAGCAAGAGGGTGAACATCATTAAAGGGACATCATATGCTCTTGCTTACATGCATCATCATTGTACTCCTCCTATTGTTCATCGCGACATTACCACCAGTAACATACTGCTGAATTCAGAGTTGGATGCTTGTGTATCAGATTTTGGCACAGCTAGACTTCTTGATACTGATTCATCTAACCAAACTATTCTAGTTGGTACTTATGGATATATTGCTCCag AATTGGCTTACACCATAAATGTGACTACAAAATGTGATGTATATAGTTTTGGAGTGGTGGCTTTAGAAACAATGATGGGGCATCATCCAGGAGAATTCATTTCCCGTCTGTCAAAGCCATCTACTCAGAACTTAATGGTGAAAGATGTATTGGATTCAAGGATTCCTCTCCCAATTCTTGAGAAAGATATGCAAGATGTTGTGCTTGTTATGACACTAGCATTGGCATGCCTCTCTTCTGATCCAAAATCTAGACCATCAATGGAGGATGTGGCTAATGATTTTTTGGCTTCTAATTCACCAATACATTTCTCTTTCTCTGATGTTTCAATCTACCAATTGATGAATCAAGAAATATATGTCATAGGTAAAAATTAG